A single Candidatus Saccharimonadales bacterium DNA region contains:
- a CDS encoding LPXTG cell wall anchor domain-containing protein, translated as MSIRTVISKALESAYIKGLIATLFAVGLVGVGAIGSRAAGAICGQADPANDVVYCGAGSISNLVNDYDHGVPGHDTAKSIQDIYGWSGFGITSDDIHSMVTGANGEKVVMGFVTRDTNEVVVNGKVVATDALSAGRGDIPGSTQRDNNGTIFYTNTPKQSFLNPTLSAYVVMKNGVFQFAIISSCDNPVSGHHTPPPPPPPTPKCNCVKVSVDQTSSTNFIFHATGSVSGGAVLTGFMYTILDSNGNTITTHQAGADGVWNYTQTTPGDYTVEAVAQAKTPDGKTITSSLSPDCKKPFKVPTPQAQFASCVELSATAPDSSGNVDFTATESHSAGEKVTKLMVDFGDGSTPFTTTTTTPVPNTPDTFQATTSHTYTQSATATLTVDYLNTIDNTTSTSDNCTATITIPSTPPPTCTPGQIQVNGQCETPSCENGGLTGAVCQSTPPAPLPSTGASDEIPAATVGLSSTVTAAGYYIRSRRKYASRGKIVAFIDRLKR; from the coding sequence ATGAGTATACGTACGGTTATCTCAAAGGCGCTAGAAAGCGCATATATTAAAGGGTTGATTGCCACCCTCTTTGCCGTCGGTCTCGTCGGTGTAGGTGCGATTGGTTCTAGAGCCGCAGGTGCTATCTGTGGACAGGCCGACCCAGCTAACGACGTCGTCTATTGCGGCGCGGGGTCGATCAGTAACCTAGTCAATGATTATGATCATGGAGTACCTGGCCATGATACAGCCAAGAGCATACAAGACATCTACGGCTGGAGTGGTTTTGGTATAACCAGTGACGATATTCATAGTATGGTGACAGGCGCCAATGGTGAGAAGGTCGTCATGGGCTTTGTCACACGTGATACGAACGAAGTCGTCGTCAACGGCAAGGTCGTCGCTACGGACGCGTTATCTGCGGGCCGTGGAGACATCCCCGGTAGTACGCAGCGAGATAACAACGGTACTATCTTCTACACCAACACACCAAAGCAGTCATTCCTCAATCCGACATTGAGTGCCTACGTTGTGATGAAGAACGGCGTGTTCCAATTCGCCATCATTTCAAGTTGTGATAACCCAGTAAGTGGCCATCACACACCTCCGCCACCTCCGCCACCGACTCCAAAGTGTAACTGCGTGAAAGTCTCTGTCGACCAAACCTCAAGCACCAACTTCATCTTTCACGCAACCGGTTCAGTATCAGGTGGGGCAGTCCTAACCGGCTTCATGTACACCATACTTGATTCAAACGGTAATACCATTACCACTCACCAGGCAGGAGCTGACGGCGTCTGGAATTACACTCAGACGACACCAGGAGACTATACCGTCGAAGCGGTGGCCCAGGCTAAAACACCGGATGGCAAGACCATCACCAGCAGTCTGAGCCCGGACTGTAAGAAGCCCTTCAAAGTCCCAACACCGCAAGCCCAATTCGCTTCCTGTGTCGAGCTCAGCGCGACTGCGCCCGACTCAAGCGGTAATGTTGACTTCACGGCCACCGAGAGTCACAGTGCCGGCGAAAAGGTGACCAAACTGATGGTTGACTTCGGTGATGGTAGTACGCCGTTTACAACCACCACAACTACCCCTGTGCCCAATACGCCAGACACCTTCCAAGCGACCACCAGTCATACCTACACGCAAAGTGCGACGGCCACGCTGACTGTCGATTACCTCAATACTATCGACAACACCACTAGTACGAGCGACAACTGTACGGCCACCATCACTATCCCATCGACCCCGCCGCCAACCTGCACACCTGGTCAGATCCAAGTTAATGGGCAGTGTGAAACACCTAGCTGTGAGAATGGCGGCTTGACTGGCGCCGTCTGTCAGTCGACTCCGCCAGCACCGCTCCCTTCAACTGGTGCATCAGATGAGATCCCTGCCGCTACGGTTGGTCTCTCGAGCACTGTCACGGCCGCCGGCTACTACATCCGTTCACGGCGTAAGTATGCCAGTCGGGGTAAGATAGTCGCCTTCATCGACCGGCTTAAGCGCTGA
- a CDS encoding CDP-alcohol phosphatidyltransferase family protein, whose protein sequence is MLSRVKPAAEKALGPVAVVFRRLNPNTITILGLIFPIIFFVLILKGWYWFAIVALFLCILDMIDGMIARQENKVSPFGAFLDSTLDRVADFVIITAFGFANLVHWYVVLPFLLFAYLTSYVRSRIELAAKDHNDKLLAGVGILERPERIIGIGVALLLYILFPHVMIWHQNTIALLFIVLIVLSVITVWQRFEFARKHL, encoded by the coding sequence ATGTTAAGTCGTGTTAAGCCCGCCGCCGAGAAGGCACTCGGCCCAGTTGCCGTCGTCTTTCGACGCCTCAACCCGAACACCATTACGATCCTAGGATTGATCTTCCCCATCATCTTCTTCGTCCTTATTTTGAAGGGCTGGTATTGGTTTGCCATTGTGGCCCTCTTCCTCTGTATCCTCGACATGATAGATGGTATGATCGCCCGCCAAGAGAATAAGGTCAGTCCCTTCGGAGCTTTTTTGGACTCCACTCTAGATCGAGTGGCTGACTTTGTGATTATCACTGCCTTCGGGTTCGCCAACCTGGTCCATTGGTATGTCGTACTCCCCTTCCTCTTATTCGCCTACCTGACAAGCTATGTGCGTTCACGAATCGAGCTGGCCGCAAAAGATCATAACGATAAACTTTTGGCCGGTGTGGGCATCCTGGAACGCCCCGAGAGGATCATAGGCATTGGCGTCGCCCTTTTGCTCTATATCCTTTTCCCGCACGTCATGATCTGGCACCAGAACACCATTGCTCTGTTGTTCATCGTGTTGATCGTTTTGTCTGTCATCACTGTCTGGCAGCGGTTCGAATTTGCGCGTAAACACCTTTGA
- the tyrS gene encoding tyrosine--tRNA ligase yields MKLSEELTWRGFVNQMTFTDIKDIDKQIWTFYHGYDCSADSFTVGNLAGIMFDKVLIRHGHTAFILAGGATSLIGDPGGKDSERPLQGEKIIARNVSGVEKQMRKILTGYDFTMLNNLDWTKNTNVLDFMRDVGKHFGMTTLLQRDYIARRLGEGGSGISYTEFSYTLLQAMDFLHLYDKYGITLQVGSSDQWSNCVGGADLIRRARNATAHVLTHPLVIDKKTGRKFGKSEAGAIWLDPEKTSPTQFYQFWVNTDDAGVEDFLKIYTELDKPAIDKIMTKHREDPKERSAQRRLAQEVTLIVHGNANLLIAETVTDVLTGKTPAAILPKPVLDAIGKEIPVIKTKPTADLTDVLVKSGLASSKSEARRLLNNKAVTINGKKASGDKLKAEDFQNGRLLVRKGKAFKDSALVEL; encoded by the coding sequence ATGAAACTATCTGAAGAGCTCACCTGGCGTGGCTTTGTCAACCAGATGACATTCACTGACATCAAAGACATCGACAAGCAGATTTGGACGTTCTATCACGGTTATGACTGCTCCGCTGACTCCTTTACCGTCGGCAATCTCGCCGGCATCATGTTCGACAAGGTCTTAATTCGTCATGGGCACACCGCCTTCATCTTGGCGGGTGGAGCAACTAGTTTAATCGGTGACCCGGGGGGTAAAGATTCAGAGCGACCACTTCAAGGTGAAAAGATCATAGCTAGGAACGTCTCGGGTGTTGAGAAACAGATGAGAAAGATTCTGACAGGTTACGACTTTACGATGCTTAACAACCTCGATTGGACCAAGAATACGAATGTCTTAGACTTCATGCGAGATGTGGGCAAGCACTTTGGCATGACAACTTTACTCCAACGAGACTATATTGCCCGCCGACTCGGCGAAGGTGGTTCGGGCATCAGTTACACAGAGTTTAGCTATACGCTACTACAAGCGATGGATTTTCTGCACCTCTACGACAAATACGGCATAACCCTCCAAGTAGGTAGCTCCGACCAGTGGAGTAACTGCGTCGGTGGCGCCGATCTTATCCGTCGTGCGCGCAACGCTACAGCGCATGTGCTGACACACCCTCTTGTCATAGACAAGAAGACGGGTCGTAAGTTTGGTAAGAGCGAGGCGGGAGCGATATGGCTTGATCCTGAAAAGACCAGCCCTACCCAGTTCTACCAATTCTGGGTCAATACAGACGATGCAGGCGTTGAAGACTTTCTGAAGATCTACACGGAGCTCGACAAACCAGCGATTGATAAAATTATGACCAAGCACCGTGAAGATCCAAAAGAGCGTTCGGCTCAACGACGCTTAGCCCAAGAAGTTACCCTTATCGTCCACGGCAACGCGAATCTTTTGATTGCCGAAACAGTTACAGATGTTCTAACTGGCAAAACGCCTGCCGCTATCTTACCCAAACCAGTACTAGATGCTATTGGCAAAGAGATACCCGTCATTAAGACCAAACCAACTGCCGATCTTACGGATGTTCTCGTCAAAAGCGGGTTAGCGTCCTCGAAGAGTGAAGCCAGAAGACTACTAAATAATAAGGCGGTCACTATCAACGGCAAAAAGGCTAGTGGAGACAAGTTAAAGGCTGAAGATTTCCAGAACGGACGTCTTCTCGTCCGTAAAGGAAAAGCCTTTAAAGACTCCGCTCTTGTTGAACTCTAG